From the genome of Desulfobaculum xiamenense, one region includes:
- a CDS encoding potassium channel family protein → MDKLEVGVIGLGKFGYFLAQRLMELGHDVVGLDSSPDFVRRAQDNLTRVFQGDGTDRTVLEQLGFQHFSHVVVSVGSAMESSILICLHLKEIGVQSVWVKAVSWEHEKVLTKIGADEVFFPERYGAQQLALRMTHPGLIDYLPFGMGVLIQRLTVDKWDGKTLRELDLTNRFRLQVVAVRHQDVPTFEFLPRADTRLSRGDELVVFVQEDMLKNIEP, encoded by the coding sequence ATGGACAAGCTTGAAGTTGGTGTCATCGGTCTTGGCAAGTTCGGCTACTTCCTCGCACAGCGGCTCATGGAGCTGGGGCACGACGTCGTGGGGCTGGATTCCAGCCCGGACTTTGTGCGCCGCGCGCAGGACAACCTGACCCGCGTGTTTCAGGGCGATGGGACTGATCGTACTGTTCTGGAACAGCTGGGCTTTCAGCATTTCTCGCATGTGGTGGTCAGCGTGGGGTCCGCTATGGAGTCCAGCATCCTCATTTGCTTGCACCTCAAGGAAATCGGAGTCCAGAGCGTGTGGGTGAAGGCCGTGAGCTGGGAGCACGAGAAGGTGCTGACCAAGATCGGAGCCGACGAGGTGTTCTTCCCCGAGCGCTACGGCGCACAGCAGTTGGCGCTGCGCATGACGCACCCCGGCCTCATCGATTATCTTCCCTTCGGCATGGGGGTGCTCATCCAGCGGCTGACCGTGGACAAGTGGGATGGCAAGACCCTGCGCGAGTTGGACCTCACCAATCGCTTTCGTCTTCAGGTTGTGGCCGTCCGCCATCAGGACGTGCCGACCTTCGAGTTCCTGCCGCGCGCGGATACCCGGCTTTCCCGCGGGGATGAGCTAGTGGTCTTCGTGCAGGAAGATATGCTCAAGAATATCGAACCGTAG
- the trkA gene encoding Trk system potassium transporter TrkA → MKVIIIGAGEVGFHIARRLSTESKEVVVIDSNSEALKRITEYLDVQTLEGSGSNPAILEAAGISRADVMLAVTDSDEINIIACTFASALAPNIIKLARIRNDEYIDFQEHLGRSVLQIDKIINPDVEVVKTIERLISLPDADEVSEFADGHVKLIGLTVSDVSPVVGRELIHIRDAVGGVGIIIAAIVRGEKLIIPSGEDVIHKGDLVYFVCRDDDLPTIMERLGRRYRPVHDVLIVGGGDIGLRLARRLEELNLHVKLVERNSDACQRLAQSLDRTLVLRGDGTDQELLQEENVADMDMVVSLTGDEETNILTSLLAKNLGAARAVTRIDKFAYFPLVRAIGIENTVSPRLSAVNSILQYMRKGKVLSAASIKGEEAEALEAIALEHSDIVGTSVRDLHLPKGALILALVRGDNVIFPTGDTIIHPNDRIIMLSTAQNIPRVEKRLAVKLESF, encoded by the coding sequence TTGAAAGTCATCATCATCGGCGCGGGTGAGGTCGGTTTCCACATCGCCCGCAGACTTTCCACCGAGTCCAAGGAAGTCGTCGTCATCGACAGCAATTCCGAGGCTCTCAAGCGAATCACCGAGTATCTCGACGTCCAGACCCTCGAAGGATCGGGGAGTAACCCCGCCATCCTTGAGGCCGCTGGCATCTCTCGGGCCGACGTCATGCTGGCCGTTACCGACAGCGACGAGATCAACATCATCGCCTGCACGTTCGCCAGTGCCCTTGCGCCGAACATCATCAAGCTGGCCCGCATCCGCAACGACGAATACATCGACTTTCAGGAGCATCTTGGCCGCTCCGTCCTTCAGATCGACAAGATCATCAATCCGGACGTGGAGGTCGTGAAGACCATCGAGCGGCTGATCAGCCTGCCCGATGCCGACGAGGTCAGCGAGTTCGCCGACGGCCACGTGAAGCTCATCGGCCTGACCGTGTCCGACGTCAGCCCCGTCGTCGGCCGCGAGCTCATCCACATCCGCGACGCCGTGGGCGGGGTGGGCATCATCATCGCCGCCATCGTGCGTGGCGAGAAGCTCATCATCCCTTCCGGCGAGGACGTCATCCACAAGGGCGACCTCGTCTACTTCGTGTGCCGCGACGACGACCTGCCCACCATCATGGAGCGCCTCGGCCGCAGGTATCGCCCCGTGCACGACGTGCTCATCGTGGGCGGTGGCGACATTGGCCTGCGCCTCGCCAGACGGCTTGAGGAACTCAACCTGCACGTGAAGCTGGTGGAGCGCAATTCCGACGCCTGCCAGCGCCTTGCCCAGAGCCTCGACCGCACGCTGGTGCTGCGTGGCGACGGCACGGATCAGGAGTTGTTGCAGGAAGAGAACGTGGCCGACATGGACATGGTCGTCTCCCTCACCGGCGACGAGGAGACCAATATCCTCACGTCGCTTCTGGCCAAGAATCTCGGTGCGGCCCGCGCCGTGACGCGAATCGACAAGTTCGCCTACTTTCCGCTGGTGCGCGCCATCGGCATCGAGAACACGGTCAGCCCGCGCCTTTCGGCCGTCAATTCCATCCTCCAGTACATGCGCAAGGGCAAAGTGCTTTCCGCCGCGTCCATCAAGGGCGAGGAGGCGGAAGCCCTCGAAGCCATCGCGCTGGAGCATTCCGACATCGTCGGCACCTCGGTGCGCGATCTGCATCTGCCCAAGGGCGCGCTCATTCTTGCGCTCGTGCGCGGGGACAACGTCATCTTCCCCACGGGTGATACCATCATTCATCCCAATGACCGGATCATCATGCTCAGCACGGCCCAGAACATTCCCCGCGTGGAAAAGCGGCTGGCAGTCAAGCTGGAGTCCTTCTAG
- a CDS encoding TrkH family potassium uptake protein yields MRWRYTLHVVGAILVSMGLSMLFALGFSLYYNDAGVEPLVASISVAVVFGAGLFYMFRDLDAPAMNHREGMAIVALGWIAAGIVGALPFWFAGTFPTFTDCVFESVSGFTTTGASVLTDIESVPRGLLMWRSLTHWLGGMGIIVLSLAILPFLGVGGMQLYKAEVPGPVPDKLKPRIKDTAMLLWKVYVFFTVVEVLLLLIGGMDLFESLCHTFGTMATGGFSTRNTSIAAYDSVYFDVVITVFMLIAGVNFSLHYQLLRGRPLVMWRDAEFRFFMGVFAVFTLVCAFSVWGRNYDSFFESLRYAAFQVASIVTTTGYATADYELWAPLPQAMLLLLMFLGGCAGSTGGGIKCMRILLLLKHTYKELYRLIHPRAVTSVKLGGKTVPPEVMNSITGFFLLFLGLFIVSSFGIAAMGMDVVTSFASVVACIGNIGPGLGTVGPTENYAHFPLLGKWLLVFCMLLGRLEIYTVIILFIPEFWRK; encoded by the coding sequence ATGCGCTGGCGCTACACTCTGCACGTCGTGGGTGCGATTCTGGTCAGCATGGGCCTGTCCATGCTCTTCGCGCTAGGCTTCTCGCTGTACTACAACGATGCCGGTGTCGAGCCTTTGGTGGCGTCCATTTCCGTGGCCGTGGTCTTCGGCGCGGGGCTGTTTTACATGTTCCGCGATCTCGACGCGCCGGCCATGAACCATCGCGAGGGTATGGCCATCGTGGCGCTCGGGTGGATTGCCGCCGGAATCGTGGGGGCACTGCCGTTCTGGTTCGCCGGAACCTTCCCCACGTTTACGGACTGCGTGTTCGAGTCCGTGTCCGGCTTCACGACCACCGGAGCCTCGGTGCTCACGGACATCGAATCCGTTCCCCGCGGGCTGCTCATGTGGCGCAGCCTGACCCACTGGCTGGGCGGCATGGGCATTATCGTCCTGTCGTTGGCCATTCTGCCGTTTCTCGGCGTGGGCGGCATGCAGCTGTATAAGGCCGAAGTCCCCGGACCCGTGCCGGACAAGCTGAAGCCGCGCATCAAGGACACGGCGATGCTGCTGTGGAAGGTTTACGTGTTCTTCACCGTGGTGGAGGTCCTGTTGCTGCTCATCGGCGGCATGGACCTGTTCGAGTCGCTGTGTCACACCTTCGGCACCATGGCCACCGGCGGCTTCTCCACGCGCAATACGTCCATCGCCGCGTACGACAGCGTCTATTTCGACGTGGTTATCACCGTGTTCATGCTCATCGCGGGCGTGAACTTCTCCCTGCACTACCAGTTGCTGCGCGGGCGGCCGCTGGTGATGTGGCGTGATGCGGAGTTCCGCTTCTTCATGGGCGTGTTCGCCGTATTCACCCTCGTGTGCGCGTTTTCCGTGTGGGGGCGTAACTACGATTCGTTTTTCGAGTCGTTGCGCTACGCCGCGTTTCAGGTGGCATCCATCGTGACCACCACCGGCTACGCCACGGCGGACTACGAATTGTGGGCACCGCTGCCGCAGGCCATGCTGCTTCTGCTGATGTTCCTCGGCGGCTGCGCCGGGTCCACGGGCGGCGGCATCAAGTGCATGCGCATCCTCTTGCTGCTCAAGCACACCTACAAGGAACTTTACCGGCTTATCCACCCCCGCGCCGTCACCAGCGTAAAGCTTGGCGGCAAGACCGTGCCCCCGGAAGTGATGAACTCCATCACCGGCTTCTTTTTGCTGTTTCTGGGGCTGTTCATCGTGTCGTCCTTCGGTATCGCCGCCATGGGGATGGACGTGGTAACCTCGTTTGCCTCGGTGGTGGCCTGCATCGGCAACATCGGTCCCGGCCTCGGAACGGTCGGTCCCACGGAGAACTACGCGCATTTCCCGCTTCTGGGAAAGTGGTTGCTGGTGTTCTGCATGTTGCTCGGGCGTCTCGAAATCTACACGGTCATCATCCTCTTTATTCCCGAATTCTGGCGAAAATAG
- a CDS encoding cereblon family protein, with protein sequence MRNHWPGIPATPALWGLISPDGRGDDSAGSVIVDERSETSDGSGGNALVCRFCGTRITTSGARTRIGGKHHHVFFNPSGLIFEVGCFSAAQGLLFGGPASLEFTWFPGYAWQPVACSGCLEHLGWHYSGFGTGFFGLILTSLREVSDDASGEG encoded by the coding sequence ATGCGAAACCATTGGCCCGGAATTCCTGCCACCCCTGCGCTGTGGGGGCTTATTTCGCCTGACGGGCGCGGTGATGACTCCGCCGGTTCCGTCATTGTCGACGAGCGTTCGGAAACGTCCGACGGCTCGGGCGGTAATGCGCTCGTCTGCCGATTCTGCGGCACACGCATCACCACGTCCGGCGCGCGTACGCGCATTGGCGGTAAGCACCATCATGTCTTCTTCAATCCATCCGGCCTGATCTTCGAAGTGGGCTGCTTTTCCGCCGCACAGGGTCTGCTGTTCGGCGGACCGGCGAGTCTCGAATTCACGTGGTTTCCCGGTTATGCATGGCAGCCCGTGGCCTGCTCCGGATGCCTCGAACATTTGGGCTGGCATTACTCCGGCTTCGGGACCGGATTCTTCGGTCTCATCCTCACATCGCTTCGCGAGGTCTCTGACGACGCTTCAGGCGAAGGCTGA
- a CDS encoding TrkH family potassium uptake protein: MPRRKIPTFIYPILGFALTILAGTVLLRQEFCHAGESLGWVDALFTATSATCVTGLVVVDTGSFFNTTGQSVILALIQLGGLGIMTYTSLIFYLWRKRIAFNDRLAVSQSLLHDPKFSLGDFLKQVVLGCALLECLGAVALHLLDPEGFAPFSALFHSVSAFCNAGFSLYADSLTRWRTDWAVNAVFIALITLGGLGFIVLLECAQKLGCHWLRSGSFNSLGGSNGLSWHAHIVLKVSAGLVIGGAAFILLAEFLMHTGDYSPSEEILGSLFQSVTCRTAGFNTMDIGSMSNVSLLVMILLMFVGGAPGSCAGGVKVTTFRAIAAFCGARLKGRRQSVAGRFALDEDTMNSALTLVMIATGIVALATLILCVSETGAVPHSQTRGQFLELLFEAVSAFGTVGLSTGVTPQLSVVGKLTLTVLMFVGRLGPIVFLQVLQELHRQEKFSWPEKRLAIG; the protein is encoded by the coding sequence ATGCCCCGCAGGAAGATTCCAACCTTCATTTATCCGATACTCGGTTTCGCGCTGACTATTCTGGCCGGAACCGTCCTGCTGCGGCAGGAATTCTGCCACGCGGGCGAGAGCCTTGGCTGGGTGGACGCGCTGTTCACGGCCACGTCCGCCACCTGCGTGACGGGGCTGGTGGTCGTCGATACCGGCTCGTTCTTCAACACGACGGGGCAGAGCGTGATTCTTGCGCTCATTCAGCTCGGCGGGTTGGGCATCATGACCTACACGAGCCTCATCTTCTACCTGTGGCGCAAGCGTATCGCCTTCAACGACCGGCTGGCCGTCAGCCAGTCCCTGCTGCACGATCCCAAGTTCAGCCTTGGCGATTTCCTGAAGCAGGTGGTGCTGGGCTGTGCGCTGCTCGAATGCCTTGGGGCCGTGGCGCTGCATCTGCTTGATCCCGAGGGGTTCGCGCCGTTCTCCGCGCTGTTCCATTCCGTGTCCGCCTTCTGCAACGCGGGCTTTTCGCTCTATGCGGATAGCCTTACCCGCTGGCGCACGGACTGGGCGGTCAATGCTGTGTTCATTGCGCTCATCACCCTTGGCGGACTCGGCTTCATTGTGCTGCTCGAATGCGCACAGAAGCTTGGGTGCCACTGGTTGCGCTCCGGTTCCTTCAATTCCCTCGGCGGGTCGAACGGCCTGTCGTGGCATGCGCATATCGTGCTGAAGGTGAGTGCGGGGCTGGTCATCGGCGGAGCGGCCTTCATTCTGCTTGCCGAATTCCTGATGCATACGGGAGACTACTCGCCAAGCGAGGAGATTCTTGGCTCGCTGTTCCAGTCCGTGACCTGCCGCACGGCGGGGTTCAACACCATGGACATCGGCAGCATGAGCAACGTCTCCCTTTTGGTGATGATTTTGCTCATGTTCGTTGGCGGTGCGCCCGGCTCCTGCGCTGGCGGCGTGAAGGTGACCACCTTCCGCGCCATTGCGGCCTTCTGCGGTGCGCGGCTCAAGGGCCGCAGGCAGTCTGTGGCGGGGCGTTTCGCACTGGACGAGGACACCATGAACAGCGCCCTGACGCTGGTGATGATCGCCACGGGCATCGTTGCCCTGGCTACGCTCATCCTGTGCGTCAGCGAGACGGGGGCTGTGCCCCATAGCCAGACGCGCGGGCAGTTTCTGGAACTGCTGTTCGAGGCGGTCTCCGCCTTCGGTACGGTGGGACTCTCGACGGGGGTGACTCCGCAGTTGTCCGTCGTTGGCAAGTTGACGCTGACGGTGCTCATGTTCGTGGGACGTCTTGGTCCCATCGTGTTCCTGCAGGTTCTGCAGGAGCTGCATCGGCAGGAAAAGTTTTCGTGGCCGGAGAAGCGGCTGGCCATCGGGTAG